The Streptococcus sp. VT 162 genome has a window encoding:
- a CDS encoding membrane protein: protein MSFLSKNGAGILACLLISIVSWFLGGFFPVVGAPVFAIFAGMLLHPWLSPYKQLDAGLTFSSKKLLQYAVILLGFGLNISQVFAVGQTSLPVILSTISISLIVAYLFQRFFALDTKLATLIGVGSSICGGSAIAATAPVIHAKEKEVAQAISVIFFFNVLAALIFPTLGTWLHLSNDGFALFAGTAVNDTSSVTATASAWDSLYQTNTLESATIVKLTRTLAIIPITLFLSYWQSRQQKNSQDFQLKKVFPLFILYFILASLLTTLLTSLGVSSSFFTPLKQLSKFLIIMAMSAIGLKTNLVAMVKSSGKSIVLGALCWIAIILTSLGMQALIGTL from the coding sequence ATGTCATTTTTATCAAAAAATGGAGCAGGAATCTTGGCCTGCCTTCTCATTTCTATCGTATCTTGGTTCCTGGGAGGATTTTTCCCCGTCGTAGGTGCACCTGTCTTTGCAATTTTTGCTGGAATGCTCCTCCACCCCTGGCTCTCACCCTACAAACAACTAGATGCAGGTTTGACCTTTAGTTCAAAGAAGTTGCTCCAGTATGCCGTTATCTTACTCGGTTTTGGTCTCAATATCTCGCAAGTCTTCGCAGTTGGACAAACTTCACTCCCTGTCATCCTTTCCACCATTTCGATTTCCTTAATCGTTGCCTACCTCTTCCAACGTTTCTTTGCGCTAGACACAAAACTAGCTACCTTGATTGGAGTGGGTTCTTCTATCTGTGGTGGCTCTGCCATTGCTGCGACAGCGCCCGTCATCCATGCCAAGGAAAAAGAAGTTGCCCAAGCCATTTCCGTTATCTTTTTCTTCAATGTCTTGGCTGCACTCATCTTTCCAACTCTAGGAACCTGGCTTCACCTATCCAATGACGGTTTTGCCCTCTTTGCAGGAACTGCAGTCAATGATACTTCTTCTGTAACGGCCACAGCCAGCGCATGGGACAGTCTCTACCAGACCAATACCCTTGAGTCTGCAACCATTGTGAAACTCACACGCACCTTAGCAATCATTCCCATTACGCTCTTTCTCTCCTACTGGCAAAGTCGCCAACAAAAAAATAGCCAAGATTTCCAACTAAAAAAAGTCTTCCCACTTTTTATCCTTTATTTCATCTTAGCCTCTCTCTTAACGACTCTCCTTACCTCTCTCGGCGTGTCTAGTAGCTTCTTCACCCCTCTCAAACAACTCTCCAAATTTCTCATTATCATGGCCATGAGTGCCATCGGTCTCAAAACCAATCTAGTCGCCATGGTCAAATCTAGTGGTAAATCTATTGTCCTCGGAGCCCTTTGCTGGATTGCCATCATCCTTACCAGTCTTGGCATGCAAGCATTGATTGGTACTTTATAA
- a CDS encoding DNA repair protein RadA — translation MSLTGEKTKPMKLAEVTSINVNRTKTEMEEFNRVLGGGVVPGSLVLIGGDPGIGKSTLLLQVSTQLSQVGTVLYVSGEESAQQIKLRAERLGDIDSEFYLYAETNMQSVRSEVERIQPDFLIIDSIQTIMSPEISGVQGSVSQVREVTAELMQLAKTNNIAIFIVGHVTKEGTLAGPRMLEHMVDTVLYFEGERHHTFRILRAVKNRFGSTNEIGIFEMQSGGLVEVLNPSQVFLEERLDGATGSSIVVTMEGTRPILAEVQALVTPTMFGNAKRTTTGLDFNRASLIMAVLEKRAGLLLQNQDAYLKSAGGVKLDEPAIDLAVAVAIASSYKDKPTNPQECFVGELGLTGEIRRVNRIEQRINEAAKLGFTKIYVPKNSLTGITPPKEIEVIGVTTIQEVLKKVFA, via the coding sequence GTGTCCTTGACAGGTGAGAAAACCAAGCCCATGAAACTGGCTGAGGTGACTTCCATCAATGTCAATCGAACCAAGACGGAGATGGAGGAATTCAACCGTGTACTTGGAGGCGGAGTGGTACCAGGGAGTCTCGTCCTTATCGGTGGGGATCCAGGGATTGGGAAATCAACCCTTCTCTTACAAGTATCGACTCAGCTGTCCCAAGTAGGGACTGTTCTCTATGTCAGTGGGGAGGAGTCTGCCCAGCAGATTAAACTCCGTGCAGAGCGCTTGGGGGATATTGATAGCGAATTTTATCTCTATGCAGAGACCAATATGCAGAGTGTTCGATCTGAGGTGGAGCGCATCCAACCAGATTTTCTCATCATCGACTCTATCCAGACGATTATGTCTCCTGAGATTTCAGGGGTGCAGGGGTCTGTGTCTCAGGTGCGTGAGGTAACGGCTGAACTCATGCAGTTGGCGAAGACTAATAACATTGCTATCTTTATCGTAGGACATGTGACTAAGGAAGGAACCTTGGCAGGTCCTCGTATGTTGGAGCATATGGTAGATACAGTGCTTTACTTTGAAGGGGAACGTCACCATACCTTTCGTATCTTGAGAGCAGTCAAAAACCGTTTTGGCTCCACTAATGAGATTGGCATCTTTGAGATGCAGTCAGGCGGATTGGTTGAGGTGCTCAATCCGAGTCAAGTTTTCCTAGAGGAGCGTTTGGATGGGGCGACTGGTTCATCAATTGTGGTGACTATGGAAGGAACCCGTCCGATTTTGGCGGAGGTTCAGGCTTTGGTGACACCAACTATGTTTGGAAATGCTAAGCGCACAACGACAGGTCTTGATTTCAATCGTGCAAGTCTGATTATGGCTGTTTTGGAAAAACGTGCAGGGCTTCTCTTGCAAAATCAGGATGCCTATCTCAAATCTGCTGGCGGTGTCAAATTGGATGAGCCTGCCATTGACTTAGCCGTTGCAGTGGCTATTGCCTCTAGTTACAAGGACAAGCCAACCAATCCTCAGGAATGTTTTGTGGGTGAACTGGGCTTGACCGGAGAAATTCGGCGCGTGAATCGCATCGAACAACGCATAAATGAAGCGGCAAAACTGGGCTTTACCAAGATTTATGTACCCAAGAATTCCTTGACAGGAATCACTCCACCCAAGGAAATTGAAGTCATTGGTGTGACAACGATTCAGGAAGTTTTGAAAAAGGTCTTTGCATAA
- a CDS encoding deoxyuridine 5'-triphosphate nucleotidohydrolase (catalyzes the formation of dUMP from dUTP): protein MKIRGFELVSSFTDETLLPKRETAHAAGYDLKVAVRTVIAPGEIVLVPTGVKAYMQPTEVLYLYDRSSNPRKKGLVLINSVGVIDGDYYGNPGNEGHIFAQMKNITDQEVVLEVGERVVQAVFAPFLIADGDEADGVRTGGFGSTGH from the coding sequence ATGAAAATTCGTGGTTTTGAATTAGTTTCTAGTTTTACAGATGAAACTTTGTTACCCAAACGTGAGACAGCGCATGCAGCTGGCTACGACTTAAAGGTTGCGGTGCGTACGGTTATCGCTCCAGGAGAGATTGTTCTCGTCCCAACGGGTGTTAAGGCTTATATGCAGCCGACTGAAGTGCTCTATCTTTATGATCGTTCATCAAATCCTCGTAAGAAAGGTCTGGTCTTGATCAACTCTGTGGGTGTCATTGATGGAGATTATTATGGTAATCCGGGAAATGAAGGTCATATCTTTGCTCAGATGAAAAATATTACCGATCAGGAAGTTGTTCTTGAAGTTGGAGAACGTGTAGTTCAGGCTGTCTTTGCTCCATTTTTAATTGCAGATGGAGATGAGGCAGACGGAGTTCGTACTGGTGGATTTGGATCGACTGGGCACTAA
- a CDS encoding aromatic amino acid aminotransferase (catalyzes the transamination of the aromatic amino acid forming a ketoacid; first step in aromatic amino acid degradation in lactococci): protein MDLTKRFNKQLDKIQVSLIRQFDQAISEIPGVLRLTLGEPDFTTPDHVKEAAKRAIDQNQSYYTGMSGLLTLRQAASDFVKEKYQLDYNPENEILVTIGATEALSATLTAILEEGDKVLLPAPAYPGYEPIANLVGAEIVEIDTTENGFVLTPEMLEKAILEQGDKLKAVILNYPANPTGITYSREQLEALADILRKYEIFVVCDEVYSELTYTGEAHVSLGTMLRDQAIIINGLSKSHAMTGWRLGFIFAPAAFTAQLIKSHQYLVTAANTMAQHAAVEALTAGKNDAEPMKKEYIQRRDYIIEKMAALGFEIIKPDGAFYIFAKIPAGYNQDSFAFLKDFAQKKAVAFIPGAAFGGYGEGYVRLSYAASMETIREAMKRLEEYMREA, encoded by the coding sequence ATGGACTTAACCAAACGCTTTAATAAACAATTAGATAAGATTCAAGTTTCCTTGATTCGCCAGTTTGACCAGGCTATTTCAGAGATTCCTGGGGTCTTGCGTTTGACCTTGGGGGAACCTGATTTTACAACGCCAGATCATGTCAAGGAGGCAGCCAAGCGAGCCATTGACCAGAACCAATCCTACTATACAGGGATGAGCGGTTTACTGACCTTGCGCCAGGCTGCTAGCGACTTTGTAAAAGAAAAATACCAGCTAGATTATAATCCTGAAAATGAAATCTTGGTTACAATTGGGGCGACAGAGGCCTTATCTGCTACTTTGACAGCTATTTTGGAAGAGGGAGACAAGGTGCTCTTGCCAGCTCCTGCTTATCCAGGATATGAGCCGATTGCCAATCTAGTTGGGGCAGAGATTGTCGAGATTGATACAACTGAAAATGGTTTTGTTTTGACCCCTGAGATGTTGGAAAAGGCCATTTTGGAGCAGGGTGACAAGCTCAAAGCTGTCATTCTCAACTATCCAGCCAATCCGACAGGAATTACCTATAGTCGGGAGCAGTTGGAAGCCTTGGCAGACATTTTACGCAAGTATGAGATTTTTGTTGTCTGTGATGAGGTTTACTCAGAATTAACCTATACAGGCGAAGCCCATGTATCTCTGGGAACTATGCTGAGAGACCAGGCTATTATTATCAATGGCTTGTCTAAATCGCATGCTATGACTGGTTGGCGTTTAGGCTTTATCTTTGCTCCTGCGGCTTTCACAGCTCAGTTAATCAAGAGTCACCAGTATTTGGTTACTGCTGCAAATACTATGGCTCAACATGCTGCGGTGGAAGCCTTGACCGCTGGTAAAAACGATGCAGAGCCTATGAAGAAGGAATACATCCAGCGTCGAGATTATATCATCGAAAAGATGGCTGCTCTTGGTTTTGAGATTATCAAACCAGACGGTGCCTTCTATATCTTTGCTAAGATTCCAGCGGGCTACAATCAAGACTCCTTTGCTTTTCTGAAGGATTTTGCTCAGAAGAAGGCCGTTGCCTTTATCCCTGGTGCCGCCTTTGGAGGTTACGGAGAAGGCTATGTACGTCTGTCTTATGCAGCCAGCATGGAAACGATCAGAGAGGCCATGAAACGACTTGAGGAGTACATGAGAGAAGCATGA
- a CDS encoding phosphoglycerate mutase has translation MKIIFVRHGEPDYSMLDKLENPQLYSGFGRDLAPLTGKGRSLAKEVAKTACFGKAEIIISSSVTRALETAHYIAVETGLDLFVEPFFHEWRPDLDGTNSDLTSVLVAHEYYLKHQGGLSEDSPYRYETDLEMRHRFLKALEKYKNYKTIIIVTHGMLMRQFVPDEKIDFCQVIECEIEI, from the coding sequence ATGAAGATTATTTTTGTACGTCACGGGGAGCCAGATTATAGTATGCTTGATAAACTTGAAAATCCGCAACTATATAGTGGTTTTGGTCGTGATTTAGCACCATTGACAGGAAAAGGTCGCAGTCTGGCAAAAGAAGTTGCTAAAACTGCATGTTTTGGAAAGGCAGAGATTATTATTTCATCGTCTGTGACGAGGGCTTTAGAAACAGCCCATTATATAGCAGTTGAAACAGGATTGGACTTATTTGTGGAGCCGTTTTTTCATGAGTGGCGTCCAGACTTAGATGGCACTAACTCTGATTTAACTAGTGTATTGGTAGCTCATGAATATTATCTAAAGCATCAAGGAGGTTTATCTGAAGATTCTCCTTATCGCTATGAAACAGATCTAGAGATGCGTCATCGTTTTTTAAAAGCTTTGGAAAAATATAAAAATTATAAAACTATTATCATTGTAACTCACGGAATGCTCATGCGCCAATTTGTACCAGACGAGAAGATTGATTTTTGCCAAGTGATTGAGTGTGAGATAGAGATATAG
- a CDS encoding hypoxanthine phosphoribosyltransferase: MLEHDIKKILVSHDEITEAAKKLGAQLTKEYEGKNPILIGILKGSIPFMAELVKHIDTHIEMDFMMVSSYHGGTASSGVINIKQDVTQDTKGRHVLFVEDIIDTGQTLKNLRDMFIAREAASVKIATLLDKPEGRVVEIEADYTCFTIPNEFVVGYGLDYKENYRNLPYVGVLKEEVYSN; encoded by the coding sequence ATGTTAGAACACGATATTAAAAAAATCCTCGTTTCACATGATGAAATTACAGAAGCAGCTAAAAAGCTAGGTGCGCAACTAACAAAAGAGTATGAGGGGAAAAATCCAATTCTTATTGGAATTCTGAAAGGATCAATTCCTTTTATGGCTGAATTGGTCAAACATATTGATACGCATATCGAGATGGACTTCATGATGGTATCTAGCTACCATGGTGGAACTGCAAGTAGTGGTGTGATCAATATCAAGCAAGACGTGACTCAAGATACCAAAGGAAGACATGTTCTATTTGTAGAAGATATCATCGATACTGGTCAAACCTTGAAGAATTTGAGAGATATGTTTATTGCAAGAGAAGCAGCTTCTGTTAAAATTGCGACTTTGTTGGACAAACCAGAGGGACGCGTTGTTGAAATTGAGGCAGATTATACTTGCTTTACTATTCCAAATGAGTTTGTAGTAGGTTATGGTTTGGACTATAAAGAAAATTATCGTAACCTTCCTTATGTCGGAGTTTTGAAAGAAGAAGTTTATTCAAATTAG
- a CDS encoding CoA-binding protein — translation MSQEFINPSDGVIRQYLETSKTLAVVGLSDREETTSNRVTKEMQARGYKIIPVNPKVAGGEILGEKAYASLAVIPFPVDIVNVYRRSEFLPDVARDFLKADAKIFWAQLGLESLEAEEILRAGGCDDIVMNRCIKREHTRLILEQ, via the coding sequence ATGAGCCAAGAATTTATCAATCCAAGTGATGGTGTGATCCGTCAGTATCTGGAGACCAGTAAAACGTTAGCGGTAGTGGGCTTGTCTGACCGTGAGGAAACAACTAGTAATCGAGTGACCAAGGAAATGCAAGCTCGGGGCTATAAAATCATTCCAGTTAATCCCAAGGTTGCAGGTGGGGAAATCTTGGGAGAGAAGGCTTATGCGAGTCTAGCTGTGATTCCTTTTCCTGTGGATATTGTCAATGTATACCGACGGAGCGAGTTTTTACCAGATGTGGCGCGTGATTTTCTCAAGGCTGATGCCAAGATTTTCTGGGCACAACTGGGACTTGAAAGTCTGGAAGCGGAAGAAATCTTACGTGCTGGAGGATGCGATGACATCGTGATGAATCGTTGCATCAAAAGAGAACATACACGTTTAATTCTTGAACAATAA
- a CDS encoding carbonate dehydratase — MSYFEQFMQANQAYVALHGQLNLPLKPKTRVAIVTCMDSRLHVAQALGLALGDAHILRNAGGRVTEDMIRSLVISQQQMGTREIVVLHHTDCGAQTFENESFHEQLKHELGVDVSDQDFLPFQDVEESVREDMQLLRESPLIPDDVVISGAVYDVDTGSMREVY; from the coding sequence GTGTCGTATTTTGAACAGTTTATGCAAGCCAATCAGGCTTATGTTGCCCTACATGGGCAGTTAAATCTGCCACTTAAACCCAAAACCAGAGTAGCGATCGTGACCTGTATGGACTCACGTCTGCACGTTGCGCAAGCTCTAGGTTTGGCCCTTGGGGATGCTCATATCTTGCGGAATGCGGGTGGTCGAGTAACTGAGGACATGATTCGTTCACTGGTGATTTCCCAGCAACAAATGGGGACAAGAGAAATCGTGGTGCTTCACCATACAGACTGTGGAGCTCAAACCTTTGAAAATGAAAGTTTTCATGAACAGTTGAAACACGAGCTCGGAGTTGATGTATCTGATCAAGATTTTTTACCATTCCAGGATGTTGAAGAGAGTGTGAGAGAGGATATGCAATTGCTTAGAGAGTCTCCACTGATTCCTGATGATGTGGTTATTTCAGGTGCTGTCTATGATGTGGATACAGGAAGTATGAGAGAAGTATACTAA
- a CDS encoding cell division protein FtsH: MKKQNNGLVRNPFLYLLIIFFLVTGFQYFYSGNTAGRSEKINYTELVKEITADNVKELTYQPNGSIIEVSGVYKNPKTSKEETGIQFFTPTATTVERFSSTILPSDSTVSELQKLASEHQAEVTVKHESSSGMWINILVSVVPFAILFFFLFSMMGNMGGNSGRNPMSFGRSKAKAANKEDIKVRFSDVAGAEEEKQELVEVVEFLKDPKRFTKLGARIPAGVLLEGPPGTGKTLLAKAVAGEAGVPFFSISGSDFVEMFVGVGASRVRSLFEDAKKAAPAIIFIDEIDAVGRQRGVGLGGGNDEREQTLNQLLIEMDGFEGNEGIIVIAATNRSDVLDPALLRPGRFDRKVLVGRPDVKGREAILKVHAKNKPLADDVDLKLVAQQTPGFVGADLENVLNEAALVAARRNKSIIDASDIDEAEDRVIAGPSKKDKTVSQRERELVAYHEAGHTIVGLVLSNARVVHKVTIVPRGRAGGYMIALPKEDQMLLSKEDMKEQLAGLMGGRVAEEIIFNVQTTGASNDFEQATQMARAMVTEYGMSEKLGPVQYEGNHAMFGAQSPQKSISEQTAYEIDEEVRSLLNEARNKAAEIIQSNRETHKLIAEALLKYETLDSTQIKSLYETGKMPETVEEESHALSYDEVKSKMSEEK; encoded by the coding sequence ATGAAAAAACAAAATAATGGTTTAGTTAGAAATCCATTTCTATACTTGTTAATTATCTTCTTCCTAGTGACAGGATTCCAGTATTTTTACTCTGGAAATACTGCTGGACGAAGTGAAAAAATTAACTATACAGAATTGGTAAAAGAAATTACAGCAGACAATGTAAAAGAATTAACCTATCAGCCAAATGGCAGCATCATTGAAGTGTCTGGTGTTTATAAAAATCCTAAGACTAGTAAAGAAGAAACAGGAATTCAATTTTTCACTCCTACAGCTACAACAGTAGAAAGATTCTCAAGTACTATTCTTCCGTCTGATTCAACAGTGTCAGAATTGCAAAAACTTGCTTCTGAACATCAGGCAGAAGTAACAGTCAAACATGAGAGTTCAAGCGGTATGTGGATCAATATCCTTGTGTCTGTTGTCCCATTTGCTATTCTCTTCTTCTTCCTATTCTCTATGATGGGAAATATGGGAGGAAATAGTGGCCGAAATCCAATGAGTTTTGGACGTAGCAAGGCCAAAGCTGCTAACAAAGAAGATATCAAGGTACGATTCTCAGATGTTGCAGGTGCCGAGGAAGAAAAACAAGAATTAGTAGAAGTTGTTGAATTCCTAAAAGATCCAAAACGATTTACAAAACTTGGTGCGCGTATTCCTGCAGGTGTTCTTTTGGAGGGACCTCCGGGAACAGGTAAGACATTACTTGCTAAGGCAGTTGCTGGGGAAGCAGGTGTTCCATTCTTTAGTATCTCAGGTTCTGACTTTGTAGAAATGTTTGTCGGAGTTGGTGCAAGCCGCGTTCGTTCTCTTTTTGAGGATGCAAAAAAAGCAGCGCCAGCCATCATCTTTATCGATGAAATTGATGCCGTTGGTCGCCAACGTGGTGTCGGTCTTGGTGGAGGTAATGATGAACGTGAACAAACCTTGAACCAACTCTTGATTGAGATGGATGGTTTTGAGGGAAATGAAGGAATCATCGTTATCGCTGCGACGAACCGTTCAGATGTTCTAGATCCAGCTCTTCTCCGTCCAGGACGTTTTGATAGAAAAGTCTTAGTTGGTCGCCCTGATGTTAAAGGTCGTGAAGCAATCTTGAAAGTTCATGCTAAAAATAAACCTCTGGCAGACGATGTTGATTTGAAACTAGTTGCCCAACAAACCCCAGGATTTGTGGGAGCTGACTTAGAAAATGTTCTAAATGAAGCGGCCTTAGTTGCTGCTCGTCGCAACAAATCAATCATTGATGCTTCAGATATTGATGAGGCAGAGGACAGAGTGATTGCTGGACCATCTAAGAAAGATAAAACAGTATCACAAAGGGAACGTGAATTGGTTGCTTATCATGAGGCTGGACATACCATTGTTGGTTTAGTCTTGTCAAATGCCCGTGTTGTTCATAAAGTTACCATTGTACCACGTGGACGTGCAGGTGGCTACATGATTGCCCTTCCTAAAGAAGATCAAATGCTTCTATCTAAAGAAGACATGAAAGAACAATTGGCAGGTTTGATGGGTGGTCGTGTAGCTGAAGAGATTATCTTTAATGTCCAAACGACAGGAGCTTCAAATGACTTTGAACAAGCTACACAGATGGCGCGTGCAATGGTCACTGAATACGGTATGAGTGAAAAACTTGGCCCAGTTCAATACGAAGGTAATCATGCTATGTTTGGTGCACAAAGTCCTCAAAAATCAATTTCAGAACAAACAGCCTATGAGATTGATGAGGAAGTTCGTTCATTATTAAATGAGGCACGAAACAAAGCTGCTGAAATTATCCAATCAAATCGTGAAACCCACAAACTGATTGCAGAAGCATTGTTGAAATACGAAACATTGGATAGTACACAGATTAAATCTCTTTACGAAACAGGAAAAATGCCTGAAACCGTAGAAGAGGAATCCCATGCACTATCTTATGATGAAGTGAAATCAAAAATGAGTGAAGAAAAATAA
- a CDS encoding recombination protein RecX translates to MLQKFYDQAFVFLKLVEQEYASLGQSCSEWESLHLRFLLYYLIRFKIKSDRDFSLYHFRTAYRLYLEKLLQGGTTLIQ, encoded by the coding sequence ATGCTTCAGAAATTTTATGATCAAGCATTTGTCTTTTTGAAACTAGTTGAACAAGAATATGCCTCTTTAGGCCAGAGTTGTTCAGAGTGGGAATCACTTCATCTTCGTTTTTTACTATATTACTTAATCCGATTTAAAATAAAAAGTGATAGGGACTTTTCACTATATCACTTTAGAACAGCTTATCGTCTATATCTAGAGAAATTACTGCAAGGTGGTACAACTCTTATTCAATAG
- a CDS encoding adenylosuccinate synthetase, producing MTSVVVVGTQWGDEGKGKITDFLSANAEVIARYQGGDNAGHTIVIDGKKFKLHLIPSGIFFPEKISVIGNGMVVNPKSLVKELTYLHEEGVTTDNLRISDRAHVILPYHIELDRLQEEAKGDNKIGTTIKGIGPAYMDKAARVGIRIADLLDKDIFRERLERNLAEKNRLFEKLYDSTPISVDDIFEEYYEYGQQIKQYVTDTSVILNNALDNGKRVLFEGAQGVMLDIDQGTYPFVTSSNPVAGGVTIGSGVGPSKIDKVVGVCKAYTSRVGDGPFPTELFDEVGNRIREVGHEYGTTTGRPRRVGWFDSVVMRHSRRVSGITNLSLNSIDVLSGLDIVKICVAYDLDGQRIDYYPASLEQLKRCKPIYEELPGWSEDITGVRNLEDLPENARNYVRRVSELVGVRISTFSVGPGREQTNILESVWS from the coding sequence ATGACTTCAGTTGTTGTTGTAGGTACCCAGTGGGGTGATGAAGGTAAAGGGAAAATTACAGATTTTCTTTCAGCTAATGCAGAGGTAATTGCTCGTTATCAAGGTGGTGATAATGCTGGTCACACGATTGTGATTGATGGTAAGAAATTTAAGTTGCACTTGATTCCATCTGGAATTTTCTTTCCTGAAAAAATCTCTGTTATTGGGAATGGGATGGTTGTAAACCCTAAATCTCTAGTAAAAGAGTTGACTTATCTTCATGAAGAAGGTGTGACAACAGATAATTTGCGCATTTCGGATCGTGCGCATGTTATTTTGCCTTATCACATTGAGTTAGATCGCTTGCAGGAAGAAGCTAAGGGTGACAATAAGATTGGTACTACAATCAAGGGAATCGGTCCAGCATATATGGACAAGGCTGCTCGTGTTGGAATTCGTATTGCGGATCTTTTGGATAAGGATATTTTCCGTGAACGTTTGGAACGCAATCTTGCGGAAAAGAATCGTCTGTTTGAAAAATTATATGATAGCACCCCTATTTCAGTTGATGATATTTTTGAAGAGTATTATGAATATGGTCAACAAATCAAGCAATATGTGACAGATACATCCGTTATCTTGAACAACGCACTTGATAATGGCAAACGTGTGCTGTTTGAAGGTGCGCAAGGTGTCATGTTGGACATTGACCAAGGGACTTATCCATTTGTTACGTCGTCAAACCCTGTCGCTGGTGGTGTGACGATTGGGTCTGGTGTTGGCCCAAGTAAGATTGACAAGGTTGTAGGTGTATGTAAAGCCTACACAAGTCGTGTAGGAGACGGACCTTTCCCAACTGAATTATTTGATGAAGTGGGAAATCGCATCCGTGAAGTAGGTCATGAATACGGTACAACAACTGGTCGTCCACGTCGTGTGGGTTGGTTTGACTCAGTTGTGATGCGTCACAGCCGCCGTGTATCTGGGATTACCAATCTTTCATTGAACTCTATCGATGTTTTGAGTGGTTTGGATATTGTGAAAATCTGTGTCGCCTATGATCTTGATGGCCAACGTATTGATTACTATCCTGCTAGTCTTGAGCAGTTGAAACGTTGCAAGCCAATCTACGAGGAATTGCCAGGTTGGTCAGAAGACATCACTGGAGTCCGTAATTTAGAAGACCTTCCTGAGAATGCACGTAACTATGTTCGTCGTGTAAGCGAGTTGGTTGGTGTTCGTATCTCAACTTTCTCAGTAGGTCCCGGTCGTGAACAAACTAATATTTTAGAAAGTGTTTGGTCATAG
- a CDS encoding ribose-phosphate pyrophosphokinase (catalyzes the formation of 5-phospho-alpha-D-ribose 1-phosphate from D-ribose 5-phosphate and ATP) — MSFSDLKLFALSSNRELAERVAQEIGIELGKSTVRQFSDGEIQVNIEESIRGKHVFILQSTSSPVNDNLLEILIMVDALKRASAESVNVVMPYYGYARQDRKARAREPITAKLVANMLEVAGVDRLLTIDLHAAQIQGFFDIPVDHLMGAPLIADYFERRGMVGSDYVVVSPDHGGVTRARKLAEFLKTPIAIIDKRRSVDKMNTSEVMNIIGKVEGKTCILIDDMIDTAGTICHAADALAEAGAVEVYASCTHPVLSGPAMDNIQKSAIKKLVVLDTIYLPEERLIDKIEQISIAHLLGDAIIRIHEKRPLSPLFCIEKKI; from the coding sequence ATGTCTTTTTCTGATTTAAAGCTGTTTGCCCTTTCTTCTAATAGAGAATTGGCAGAGCGTGTGGCGCAAGAAATTGGGATAGAGTTGGGGAAATCGACTGTTCGCCAATTTTCAGATGGGGAGATTCAGGTCAACATTGAAGAATCAATCCGTGGAAAACACGTCTTTATCCTACAATCAACTAGTTCACCTGTAAATGATAATTTACTTGAAATTTTGATTATGGTGGACGCTTTGAAGCGTGCTAGTGCAGAATCTGTCAATGTTGTTATGCCCTACTATGGCTATGCACGTCAGGATAGAAAAGCGCGCGCGCGTGAGCCAATCACTGCAAAACTCGTTGCAAACATGCTAGAAGTTGCTGGCGTAGATCGTTTGTTGACGATTGATTTGCACGCTGCACAGATTCAGGGATTCTTTGATATTCCTGTAGATCACTTGATGGGTGCTCCATTGATTGCGGACTATTTTGAACGTCGTGGCATGGTTGGTTCTGACTACGTGGTTGTCAGCCCAGACCATGGTGGAGTGACTCGTGCTCGTAAATTGGCAGAGTTTTTGAAAACCCCGATTGCGATTATTGACAAACGCCGTAGTGTAGATAAGATGAATACCAGTGAAGTGATGAACATCATTGGTAAGGTAGAAGGTAAGACTTGTATCTTGATTGACGATATGATCGATACAGCTGGAACCATTTGTCATGCGGCGGATGCTCTTGCTGAAGCAGGTGCTGTTGAAGTTTACGCAAGCTGTACGCACCCAGTTCTTTCAGGGCCAGCTATGGACAATATCCAAAAATCAGCTATTAAGAAATTGGTTGTTTTGGATACGATCTACCTACCAGAAGAGCGTTTAATTGATAAGATTGAACAAATTTCGATTGCTCATCTTCTAGGCGATGCTATTATCCGTATCCACGAAAAACGTCCTCTTTCTCCTCTATTTTGTATTGAGAAAAAGATTTAA